The following proteins come from a genomic window of Venturia canescens isolate UGA chromosome 4, ASM1945775v1, whole genome shotgun sequence:
- the LOC122409435 gene encoding serine/arginine repetitive matrix protein 2-like isoform X2, whose product MSQDLPLENDLDSIASIPIPSGEVPSTDSPLRQNETSSNKSTTEISEGTVDSQTSDAGTGTPESTKDISNKNSPLTNPIKPTKPVLGKIQAKKRLMAFANKYNVLPKVQKPKPKPQASNKNQTLESMRNKQKSTSNVKMLIDELNNAKSKIEAALDIQEKQEQHSSQQLRTRKQGEDKLLAINEIIREGTRRKAPERESTLLGLHHVRQSTNSNQEENSLKPQRSAKIVLDIKKYSDARGRPRDYDNNPLRHSRVFDNHKTPEQSMSLKRHRSRSRERQEESKSRERRDRIRDKNQMKHHEKEYRSGEGEDRKDSREEKHRNKIRDEKKDLKLLSRSGEEKYKSDNREDTKMQEITRAYKTESAVFHDRKDNILPEEKCTLRDPEYSKTSRDREDIQEALKNPSDESRENEVDNKIETIDKVKRVVQDEKNKGTGDERICEKIGSKDELSMTEEKIDNKMCIESTSCEGGIINTKKCRDEDISSPRISRMKGDNSKACADQKERKKRSRSQDRKKNRSEGSGKEEHNKGHANRNSPRDSKNNNRTRENEKTPKSSSWIGLKHSALPSMILNTPEDSASQFENSNEIAKAKTAQDYTKHFQQMMMIGEHRLIRSPLIASGLQGPKYYPPESIKATKNVKGSSILYCENPRVSLLLTREQVYQAIPNERRNAMREICETTREREHSVESKAKHRKWYRRHGDEGGSEKLQKERSSHRLPKSKWDSEDENPETRSDLGAALMAGVTNSSAEGLSSKKISNNRAPLDVLPLDYVTTPPDVEKQSELSLSRDTDEKTKEMVGEKLVSEYEQFMKMVSNDIPLSGLTKTEEIMKIESSSDTIPVEFDFGRSSAKHNADTYKVSTEKEISVSQGRSTIKKNRSKDDDDDETIGESTLKTNLSEENPSNSADWRNVRIKIERTSDGEDPNVAKKIQPRRKAEKMGKRAISTDSSESESTSSSSGSENKWERKKRRKRRKKKRAKKRKLPRDSSTNSESSSSSSTSSTSSSSSSSSSSSSSSSSSSSSSEDTSSDDRANRRKRKRHGKRKNKGKRSKIRKKRARRASTQSSSSSVEEMQPKRRKHRSHSIKIKKTSDTVISISDEEKHEMRDAPTKNIDTPRENIVKIEEVKEACNRSANVEEKVDTASVTGIQLDGDSSKILLNDEFSKKIDGAEGEGESKRFLEEWENDSVQLQRKISERPESVGCSKSSPGSPTIQATCEKRDKKNSQNSSSSTKLDLLKSNEKRKSHKSRSSKVTQVSDVIVKSVEESDLRRKRSRMENKRLRNRSSSSSTTSSSSETSTSTSTSSASKNSRSEFLDDWEKKNEDNLTSMRSKSSSREDEKWPITDFDSLNVPSLTQLEKVTEKTERLADEWEVDSMDGSQERNASNVPSVTKEKRLKSKKMSNQVRYDRETDTYIAVERENTREPCRSQARVCAIRIWEDEEEEGVREEMMLRKKQDKRQDPVKTKEWESEEELTNMSTKSATESIPSELSSTVVSNVIDEKTKDLNNQLESVEKEDLAKAKNESDTPKKNRKSRWDISSQTPESTSEEKTVPIEWGGEEESKDKHEWSKKVNPKGISTQSLINEVKVETMCSSTELTKIEEISGFGWSAKTTEHVAIVKKNDDGSTPTKECDGALYSPSSPGLSVKSEDISSSAGNEAENNEDTTSEKDTKTINDEIILKEHQISLRKTQEKFIGNLTRRDDEEKSIIDASISGVSTNILTSESREHSDEDSDRSRESSATRELRMDMFAECPMVELQKKISNIAHASVSNDSTKGSTSDNKSTFKLIPKQLLLRKTTDESKTNVVSRTCNVSSSKSLDIAKSLKTDETPIESENVSFLSEKTETKRNEMKMTTNEKSREELTSTTPPLLPAQIARIITSDDEIRTKKSRGTKKEEQSPSIETRKIDKERTAKSPSSERRKKSPLRKEKDKWKNDDRPSGSSYRSGSHGIVKDGKDRRRGEDERDNRGFRNNLQDNRRRSSPTRSRSVRKSPTPSNNWERERSRSASRSRSWTKSRSRSPRRRIDGSSWERRKGGGNRFSTDRRERFSRSPSRHTSGDNKRGPVQQHEKWDRNRGRRNYNDDDDDRRDRERSRERTSSYDPLEMLRDADRTTRTARLRGSEEKDKSVWRFEENQACRESSERLESLYANGQAPPGLDFEERSYSRDMSLERDITEGPLRSLPERTTRDRYSRGGRDEDRRDRDSGWNRSRSPESDRYETRPFRCGGRGRIARSRSRRSRSPIIRGRFASRSRSRSRSRSRSRSRSISRSWTRSRTRSRTRSRSRSRSRSRSRRRSIDRSGRSLDRGRRSRSISPPRGRSRDDDNRHRHGRRSTSRERGRRIETIVQSSIGLPANATTIEADLLMAERADVNTPEFPYTNENQSSGDYDYYPRNNLTYPPRVDENTGSPKRLSLDDRLELELGIKKQMRQEPGMMPGPVPGTYNTTGFNSRPYPASTMTPGPSMIVPPSQRNISAIYNRQQPTVLQVGNVLQVVPVPGEFGNNLNPTVRPILPAASPSSTTVGNNGNRVVRVGNVLQVVPTAAIDWKGGQCSSVTNERRPNTAVPFAAAAIPPSSPVPLPISVPVPVPVPVPVPIQNVGTSSTSAMSPIPMGLPIPPVALPSPITVPPIVPSFSARVERPSRPPPPPPALPVYNYEAILEVRRKEREERKKLREEKRRERERRKCERVRRRAKRLLGNKNGSGIDGLPLENTTADEIEEIEKEDEEEEEEEEERPDVMSVEKLIVESVATELEMKESSVAMILPRVEATAGEPEEEDEDDEEEEGDAEDDEEEEDEDEEPEEEADDEVQETTANNQEIEDKIEIDAAPVASRDNDLAETFAPSTSSFTLPPPPLKGILVPPGFWEDTILNGNVNDASILEENDATEPEDNTRPKTTSFEDEEQLAMGDDEVERGENESAMHKDSEGHDCSATTTRKSMDQRSWPQVGKTTKRRRGKKAVQFADGVKPGEGTSPSGGEGDMPSPPPPVSALPNDAIREIVKRSRSRKSRKKKRSKPLKTKKKVKVKIIKLKKPRITPLTAMMLDDSDELDDRSPPPPPPGSPPPPHLWPSYLAAYNASTLRAPENPTSSPTPVAAPPPPTPLPLLVPPPPLNYTIQPCSKA is encoded by the exons CATTCACGAGTATTTGATAATCACAAAACACCGGAACAGTCGATGTCGTTAAAACGACACCGGAGTCGTAGTAGAGAAAGACAGGAGGAAAGTAAGAGTAGAGAACGCAGAGATCGGATAAGGGATAAGAATCAGATGAAACACCATGAGAAAGAGTATCGCAGCGGAGAAGGGGAGGATAGAAAGGATAGCAGAGAAGAAAAACACCGAAATAAGATCAGAGACGAGAAGAAGGATTTGAAACTACTCTCAAGAagcggagaagaaaaatacaaaagcgaTAATCGTGAGGATACTAAGATGCAAGAAATAACAAGAGCGTATAAAACGGAGTCAGCAGTATTTCATGATCGGAAAGACAATATTTTGCCGGAAGAGAAATGCACGTTAAGGGACCCTGAATATTCGAAAACTTCACGAGATCGTGAAGATATTCAAGAAGCATTGAAGAATCCCTCTGACGAATCGAGAGAGAATGAAGTAGATAACAAGATCGAGACTATAGACAAAGTAAAAAGAGTTGtacaagatgaaaaaaataaaggaacCGGAGATGAAAGAATATGTGAAAAGATAGGATCTAAGGATGAATTATCAATGACAGAAGAGAAAATCGATAATAAGATGTGCATCGAATCTACGAGCTGTGAGGGCGGTATaattaatacaaaaaaatgtagagaTGAAGATATCAGTAGTCCAAGGATTAGCCGGATGAAGGGGGATAACAGTAAAGCGTGTGCCGACCAAAAAGAACGGAAAAAACGAAGCAGATCGCAGgacagaaagaaaaatcggAGCGAAGGCAGTGGTAAAGAAGAGCATAACAAGGGTCATGCAAATCGCAATTCACCTCGTGATTCGAAGAATAACAATAGAAccagagaaaatgagaaaactcCAAAGTCTAGCTCGTGGATTGGACTTAAGCATTCAGCCCTTCCATCAATGATTCTCAATACTCCAGAGGATTCGGCGtctcaatttgaaaattcgaacgaaattGCCAAAGCCAA AACCGCCCAAGATTATACAAAGCATTTTCAGCAGATGATGATGATAGGCGAACACCGATTAATACGAAGCCCCCTAATAGCTTCAGGATTGCAAGGGCCGAAGTATTATCCACCGGAATCGATAAAGGCAACTAAGAATGTGAAAGGCTCTTCGATACTCTATTGTGAGAATCCACGGGTATCCCTTCTTCTGACTCGCGAACAGGTTTACCAGGCAATTCCGAACGAGCGTCGTAATGCGATGAGGGAAATATGTGAAACAACACGAGAACG AGAGCACTCGGTTGAATCAAAAGCCAAGCATCGCAAATGGTATCGAAGACACGGAGATGAAGGAGGATCAGAAAAATTACAGAAAGAAAGAAGCTCTCATCGCTTACCAAAGTCAAAATGGGACAGCGAAGACGAGAATCCAGAAACGCGATCTGATTTAGGAGCTGCATTAATGGCGGGTGTGACAAACTCGAGCGCAGAGGGCCTttcgagcaaaaaaataa gTAATAATCGAGCTCCTTTGGATGTACTTCCACTAGATTACGTAACCACACCGCCAGATGTTGAAAAACAAAGTGAATTGAGCCTTTCTCGGGATACGGATGAGAAGACTAAAGAAATGGTTGGTGAAAAACTTGTGTCAGAATATGAACAAtttatgaaaatggttagtaaCGATATACCATTGAGCGGATTGACAAAGACcgaagaaataatgaaaatcgaatcATCGAGTGATACAATACCGGTAGAATTCGATTTCGGTCGAAGTTCAGCAAAACATAATGCAGATACGTACAAGGTATCGACGGAGAAAGAAATTTCCGTATCACAAGGGCGatctacaataaaaaaaaatcgctcaaaggacgatgacgatgatgagaCGATCGGTGAATCCACCTTGAAAACAAATCTCTCTGAAGAAAATCCATCAAACAGCGCTGATTGGAGAAATGTAAGAATCAAAATTGAACGAACAAGCGACGGTGAAGATCCGAACGTGGCCAAAAAAATACAACCGAGAAGAAAGGctgaaaaaatggggaaacggGCAATTTCGACAGACTCGAGCGAGTCCGAATCTACCTCGAGCTCATCCGGGTCGGAGAACAaatgggagagaaaaaaacgacgcaaaaggagaaagaagaaacgTGCGAAAAAACGTAAACTCCCTAGAGACTCGAGTACGAATAGCGAAAGTAGTAGTAGTAGCAGCACCAGCAGCACCAGCAGCAGtagtagcagcagcagcagtagcagtagcagcagcagcagcagcagcagcagcagcgaggATACGAGTAGCGACGACCGGGCGAATCGGAGGAAACGAAAGCGACATGGTAAACGTAAAAACAAAGGAAAACGCTCCAAAATACGAAAGAAACGAGCGAGACGTGCTAGCACCCAATCTTCGAGCAGCTCAGTCGAGGAGATGCAACCCAAACGTCGCAAACATCGGTctcattcgataaaaataaagaaaacttcgGATACTGTAATTTCCATATCGGACGAGGAGAAACACGAAATGCGCGATGCTCCaactaaaaatattgataCTCCTCGGGAAAATATAGTAAAAATTGAAGAAGTCAAAGAAGCGTGTAACCGTTCTGCTAatgtagaagaaaaagttgaTACTGCATCGGTCACGGGCATACAGCTCGATGGGGATTCATCGAAAATTCTCctgaatgatgaattttcaaagaaaattgatgGCGCCGAGGGCGAAGGTGAGAGCAAAAGATTTCTGGAAGAATGGGAAAATGATTCGGTACAGttgcaacgaaaaatttcagaacGTCCCGAATCAGTTGGCTGTAGTAAGAGCTCGCCCGGTAGTCCAACGATTCAGGCAACTTGCGAAAAACGGGACAAGAAGAACTCGCAAAACAGTTCATCGTCGACTAAACTTGATTTGCTGAAAAGcaacgagaaaagaaaatctcaCAAGTCCCGCTCATCAAAAGTTACTCAGGTTTCTGATGTAATTGTAAAAAGCGTTGAGGAATCAGACCTGAGACGCAAAAGATCGAGAATGGAAAACAAAAGATTACGTAATCGTAGTAGCAGTAGCAGCACGACGAGTTCGAGTAGTGAAACGAGTACTAGCACAAGTACGAGCTCAGCTAGTAAAAATAGTCGTAGCGAGTTTCTTGATGAttgggaaaagaaaaacgaagataATTTAACAAGTATGAGAAGTAAAAGTTCGTCTAGAGAGGATGAAAAGTGGCCGATAACCGATTTTGACTCGTTAAACGTACCCTCGTTGACGCAATTGGAAAAGGTAACTGAGAAAACCGAACGATTAGCCGACGAATGGGAAGTCGACAGTATGGACGGTTCTCAGGAACGCAATGCCAGTAACGTTCCATCGGTAACAAaggaaaaacgtttgaaaagtaaaaaaatgtcgaatcaAGTTCGATACGATCGTGAGACCGATACTTATATCGCTGTTGAACGAGAAAACACTCGGGAACCGTGTAGAAGTCAAGCACGAGTATGCGCTATAAGAATATGGGAAGATGAGGAAGAAGAGGGTGTACGAGAAGAAATGATGCTTCGTAAAAAGCAAGATAAACGCCAAGACCCAGTCAAGACAAAAGAATGGGAATCGGAAGAGGAACTTACAAATATGTCAACAAAATCAGCTACAGAATCAATTCCCTCGGAACTATCCTCCACCGTAGTTTCTAACGTTATtgacgaaaaaacgaaagactTGAACAATCAGCTCGAATCAGTAGAGAAGGAAGATCTTGCAAAGGCGAAAAACGAATCTGAtactccaaaaaaaaatcgaaagagtcGTTGGGATATTTCGTCTCAGACACCCGAAAGTacaagtgaagaaaaaacagtaCCCATCGAATGGGGGGGAGAGGAAGAGTCGAAGGACAAACATGAATggtcgaaaaaagttaatccCAAAGGCATATCTACACAATCGTTGATCAACGAAGTAAAAGTTGAAACAATGTGTAGTTCCACGgaattaacaaaaattgaagaaatctCTGGTTTCGGGTGGTCAGCTAAAACTACGGAACACGTTGCGattgtgaagaaaaatgacgACGGGTCAACTCCAACGAAGGAATGTGACGGTGCACTGTACAGTCCAAGCTCACCTGGTCTTTCCGTGAAATCCGAAGACATTTCGAGCAGCGCTGGTAACGAGGCAGAAAATAATGAGGATACAACCAGCGAAAAGGATACCAAAACGATCAACGACGAGATCATCCTTAAAGAGCATCAGATAAGCTTGAGGAAAACTCAAGAGAAATTTATTGGAAATTTGACTCGTCGAgatgatgaagaaaaatccaTTATCGATGCGTCAATCTCAGGAGTTTCAACGAATATTTTAACTTCAGAAAGCAGAGAGCACAGCGACGAAGACTCTGATCGTTCCAGAGAATCATCAGCCACGAGAGAATTACGTATGGACATGTTCGCAGAATGTCCAATGGTGgagcttcaaaaaaaaatatcgaatattGCCCACGCTTCGGTGAGCAACGATAGTACGAAGGGATCAACGAGCGACAACAAATCTACCTTCAAACTTATACCGAAGCAATTGCTCCTTCGTAAAACTACGGACGAATCGAAAACTAATGTAGTCTCAAGAACTTGCAACGTATCATCGAGTAAATCGCTAGATATcgcaaaatcattgaaaacgGATGAAACCCCAATCGAGAGTGAAAACGTTTCGTTTCTGAGTGAAAAGActgaaacgaaaagaaatgaaatgaaaatgacaACCAATGAGAAATCCCGGGAAGAGCTAACGTCAACGACGCCACCTCTGTTACCAGCACAAATCGCACGAATAATCACGAGTGACGATGAAATTCGTACGAAAAAGTCACGTGgaacgaagaaagaagaacAATCGCCGAGCATCGAGACACGTAAAATCGACAAGGAAAGAACAGCGAAATCTCCGTCGTcggaaagacgaaaaaaaagtcctttgaggaaagaaaaagacaAGTGGAAAAACGATGATAGACCTAGTGGATCGAGTTATCGAAGTGGCAGTCACGGGATTGTCAAAGATGGAAAAGATAGAAGAAGAGGGGAGGATGAAAGAGACAATCGTGGCTTTCGCAATAACTTACAAGACAATCGTAGAAGATCGAGTCCAACAAGATCGCGAAGCGTTCGGAAGAGTCCGACTCCATCTAACAATTGGGAGAGGGAACGTTCCCGTAGCGCTAGCAGAAGTCGCAGTTGGACCAAAAGCCGTAGTAGAAGTCCGAGGAGACGAATCGATGGATCAAGCTGGGAACGACGAAAAGGAGGCGGCAATCGATTTTCCACTGACAGGAGAGAAAGATTTTCACGCAGTCCGAGTCGACATACTTCTGGCG ACAATAAAAGAGGACCGGTGCAGcaacatgaaaaatgggatcGTAATCGAGGCCGTAGGAATtataacgacgacgacgacgaccgcCGCGATCGTGAAAGATCGCGCGAGAGAACATCATCGTATGATCCTTTGGAAATGTTGCGCGATGCCGATCGAACTACCAGAACTGCGAG GTTGCGGGGATCGGAAGAAAAGGATAAGTCAGTATGGAGGTTTGAGGAAAATCAAGCTTGTCGAGAAAGTAGTGAGAGGCTTGAGTCATTGTATGCGAATGGTCAAGCTCCTCCCGGCTTGGACTTTGAGGAAAGAAGTTACTCAAGAGATATGAGTCTCGAGAGAGATATAACCGAGGGTCCATTACGATCGTTACCGGAGAGAACAACGAgggatcgatattctcgagGAGGACGTGACGAGGATCGTCGTGATCGTGATTCCGGTTGGAATCGTTCGCGATCACCCGAATCCGACAGATACGAAACTCGTCCATTCCGTTGTGGTGGACGTGGCAGAATCGCTCGATCCCGTTCACGAAGATCACGGTCTCCTATAATTCGCGGAAGATTCGCTTCGCGCTCGCGCTCGCGTTCACGATCACGATCACGCTCACGCTCACGCTCAATATCACGATCTTGGACTAGATCCCGCACAAGATCGAGAACCAGATCACGATCGAGATCAAGGTCGCGCTCGCGATCGCGACGACGAAGTATCGATAGATCAGGACGTTCGTTGGACCGAGGACGACGATCAAG ATCAATCTCCCCTCCGAGAGGCAGATCAAGAGACGACGATAACAGACATCGACATGGACGAAGGAGTACCAGCAGAGAGCGTGGCCGGCGTATCGAGACAATCGTTCAATCATCGATTGGTTTACCCGCTAATGCAACGACAATCGAGGCCGATCTTTTAATGGCTGAGAGAGCGGATGTCAACACTCCGGAATTTCCTTATACGAATGAAAATCAATCTAGTGGAGATTACGACTATTATCCGAGAAACAATCTCACTTATCCACCACGGGTTGATGAAAATACAGGTTCACCGAAACGCTTATCTCTCGATGATAG GTTGGAGCTCGAACTTGGCATCAAAAAACAAATGCGTCAAGAGCCTGGTATGATGCCTGGCCCAGTTCCGGGTACATACAACACAACAGGATTCAACTCGAGGCCCTATCCGGCATCCACGATGACGCCGGGACCTTCGATGATAGTCCCCCCGAGTCAGCGAAATATTTCAGCCATTTATAATCGTCAACAGCCTACCGTTCTTCAA GTTGGTAATGTCCTGCAAGTTGTTCCGGTACCAGGAGAATTTGGGAATAATTTGAATCCGACGGTTCGCCCAATTCTTCCAGCAGCCTCGCCATCAAGCACAACGGTTGGAAATAATGGAAATCGGGTTGTACGCGTTGGTAACGTTTTGCAAGTGGTGCCGACAGCAGCGATCGATTGGAAGGGAGGACAATGTTCGAGTGTAACGAACGAGCGTCGTCCAAATACGGCAGTCCCGTTTGCAGCAGCCGCAATACCACCCTCGTCACCAGTTCCATTACCAATTAGTGTTCCAGTGCCCGTTCCCGTTCCAGTTCCCGTGCCGATTCAAAATGTTGGCACATCGAGCACCTCCGCTATGTCACCGATTCCAATGGGTCTTCCAATTCCCCCGGTTGCTCTTCCTTCACCGATCACAGTCCCACCGATCGTTCCTTCGTTTTCAGCCAGAGTCGAACGACCTTCCAGAC CCCCGCCTCCACCACCAGCTCTCCCTGTCTACAATTACGAGGCCATTCTGGAGGTACGTCGAAAAGAGCGCGAAGAACGTAAAAAATTGCGTGAAGAAAAACGGcgtgaaagagaaagaagaaagtgTGAACGTGTCAGAAGAAGGGCCAAGCGATTGCTAGGTAATAAAAACGGATCGGGAATCGATGGTCTTCCATTGGAAAATACGACAGCTGATGAGATTGAGGAGATTGAAAAAGAAGatgaagaggaggaggaagaagaggaggagCGTCCTGATGTGATGtccgttgaaaaattgattgtcgAAAGCGTTGCAACCGAGCTAGAGATGAAGGAAAGTTCGGTAGCGATGATCCTTCCTAGAGTCGAAGCAACTGCAGGTGAACCcgaagaagaagacgaagacgatgaGGAAGAAGAGGGTGACGCTGAGGATGACGAAGAGGAGGAAGATGAGGACGAAGAGCCCGAAGAAGAAGCTGATGATGAGGTTCAAGAAACGACCGCCAATAATCAAGAAATcgaggataaaattgaaattgatgCTGCACCCGTTGCTAGCAGAGATAACGATTTGGCAGAAACCTTCGCGCCATCTACTAGTTCATTTACACTTCCTCCGCCTCCTTTGAAAGGAATCCTCGTACCACCAGGATTTTG GGAAGATACGATATTAAACGGGAACGTGAACGATGCATCcattctcgaggaaaatgaTGCTACCGAACCAGAGGATAATACACGGCCAAAAACAACGAGTTTCGAGGACGAGGAACAGTTGGCAATGGGCGATGACGAGGTAGAGCGTGGTGAAAACGAATCGGCTATGCATAAGGACAGTGAAGGACATGATTGTTCGGCAACAACGACGCGTAAGTCGATGGATCAACGTTCATGGCCGCAAGTTggaaaaacaacgaaacgaCGCCGTGGCAAGAAAGCGGTACAGTTCGCGGATGGCGTTAAACCTGGGGAAGGTACGAGTCCCAGTGGCGGTGAAGGTGATATGCCATCGCCACCACCTCCGGTATCTGCTTTACCGAACGATGCAATACGCGAAATCGTTAAAAGATCGAGAAGtcgaaaaagtcgaaaaaagaagCGATCAAAACCgctcaaaacaaaaaagaaagtcAAG GTCAAGATAATAAAGCTAAAAAAGCCAAGAATAACACCACTGACGGCCATGATGCTGGATGATTCGGATGAGCTTGACGACAGATCGCCACCTCCTCCGCCTCCTGGTTCACCACCGCCCCCGCATCTGTGGCCGAGTTATTTGGCCGCTTACAATGCATCTACCCTTCGTGCTCCCGAGAACCCAACATCTTCGCCAACACCGGTAGCTGCACCTCCACCACCGACACCTTTGCCTCTTCTCGTGCCACCGCCACCTTTGAATTACACTATACAGCCATGCAGCAAAGCGTGA